The nucleotide window GGCCGCAAGACGGGCCGTGGCTTCCGCGAATATGCCAAGCGCTGAGCGTCCGGGCGACTGGTTCCCCACCGGCACGGAGTGGGGCGGACTGCTCAAACCCGCCGCAGACCCCCCGCCCCTGACGGGCGGGGGGATCGGTGGACATGCGCATTCTCCTGCGCAGATGCAGTACGTTCGGGGCATGTCCCAGCCCGCCAAGTCCTCACGTACAGCAGCTACGCCCGACGCGCCGGAGAGTGCCGCGAGCAGTCGCGCCGCCGCCCAACGACTCAAGATGCGCCGGGAACTGGCGGCCGCGGCCATGGAGCTGTTCTCGACGAAGGGGTACGAGGCAACCACCGTCGACGAGATCGCGGCGGCGGCCGGCGTCGCCCGCCGCACCTTCTTCCGCCACTTCCGCTCCAAGGAAGAGGCGATCTTCCCGGACCACGACGACACCCTGATCCGCGCCGAGGCGGTCCTCAACGCGGCCCCCGCGCACGAGCACCCGCTCGACACGGTGTGCCGCGGCATCAAGGAAGTCATGAAGATGTACGCGGCCCGGCCGGAGATCTCGGTCGCCCGCTACAAGCTGACCCGTGAGGTGCCGACCCTGCGGGAGGCAGAGATCGCCTCCGTGGCCCGCTACGAACGCCTCTTCACCCGCTATCTGCTGGGCCACTTCGACGAGCACGCCCACCACGACGACGTGGGCGACGACCCGCTGCTCGCGGAGGTCGCCGCCTCGGCGGTCGTCACCGCGCACAACCACGTGCTGCGGCGCTGGCTCAGGTCCGGTGCCCAGGGCGACGTGGAGGCCCAGCTCGACCACGCCTTCGCGATCGTCCGCAGGACCTTCGGCACCGGCATCGGCGCGGGCCGCACCACGGCCCCGCAGCCGGCCGCCGCGACGGCCTCCACCCACGGCGAGGTCCTGGTCACGGTCGCCCGCACGGACGCCCCCCTCGACGAGGTCATGCGGACCATCGAAGAGGCGCTGCAAAACCGCTGAGACCCTCAGCGGGACCGCTGAAACCGCGATCTACTCATCAGTAGCTGTGAGAACGGCCACCCCGGCGGGTGGCCGTTTTGGCATGTCAGGCCCCCTTTGCCCGCCACGCTGATCGATCATCGCTCAGTTGTTACGTAAAGATTTCACCTGAGCGAACTTTCTGGCACTCGGTGCCTTGCGGGGTGACACGGCGTGCCATACGTTGAAGTAGTCCGAGCGGTCGGCGTACAGAAACCTTCCGTATGCCGACTGTCCCCGCAGCCCGATGGACTGCGCGCCCGGACGCCTGCGTCACAGGCACCCTTCCGCGCCACAAAGCGCCGCCACAACAGCATCCCTCCGCCGAACCGACGGCAGTTCCACAACCAGCTCAGCAGCACCCGACGTAACCCTCAGCAGCGTCTTCCCTCAGGACGCTCGTCGCCGGAGGCACCACCGTGAAGGAAATCCTGGACGCGATCCAGTCGCCGGAGTCCACGTCCGCCGACTTCGCCGCTCTGCCGCTCCCCGAGTCCTACCGCGCGATCACCGTGCACAAGGACGAGACCGAGATGTTCGCGGGCCTCGAGACCCGCGACAAGGACCCCCGCAAGTCGCTGCACCTCGACGAGGTGCCCCTGCCGGAGCTCGGCCCGGGCGAGGCCCTGGTGGCTGTCATGGCCTCCTCGGTCAACTACAACTCCGTGTGGACCTCGATCTTCGAGCCGCTGTCGACCTTCGGCTTCCTGGAGCGCTACGGCCGGCTCAGCGAGCTGACCAAGCGCCACGACCTGCCGTACCACGTCATCGGCTCCGACCTCGCGGGCGTCGTCCTGCGCACCGGCCCGGGCGTCAACGCCTGGAAGCCCGGTGACGAGGTCGTCGCGCACTGCCTCTCCGTCGAGCTGGAGTCGTCCGACGGCCACAACGACACGATGCTCGACCCCGAGCAGCGGATCTGGGGCTTCGAGACGAACTTCGGCGGTCTCGCCGAGATCGCCCTCGTCAAGTCCAACCAGCTGATGCCGAAGCCGGACCACCTCAGCTGGGAGGAGGCCGCCGCTCCGGGCCTGGTCAACTCGACCGCGTACCGCCAGCTGGTCTCCCGCAACGGCGCCGGCATGAAGCAGGGCGACAACGTCCTGATCTGGGGCGCGAGCGGCGGACTCGGCAGCTACGCCACGCAGTTCGCGCTGGCCGGTGGCGCCAACCCGATCTGTGTCGTCTCCAGCGACCAGAAGGCGGACATCTGCCGGGCGATGGGCGCCGAGGCGATCATCGACCGCAACGCCGAGGACTACAAGTTCTGGAAGGACGAGCACAACCAGGACCCCAGGGAGTGGAAGCGCTTCGGCAAGCGCATCCGTGAGCTGACCGACGGCGAGGACGTCGACATCGTCTTCGAGCACCCGGGCCGCGAGACCTTCGGCGCCTCCGTCTACGTCACGCGCAAGGGCGGCACGATCGTCACCTGCGCCTCGACCTCGGGCTACAACCACGAGTACGACAACCGCTACCTGTGGATGTCCCTGAAGCGGATCATCGGCTCGCACTTCGCCAACTACCGCGAGGCCTGGGAGGCCAACCGGCTGATCGCGAAGGGCAAGATCCACCCGACGCTCTCCAAGGTCTACTCCCTGGAGGAGACCGGGCAGGCCGCGTACGACGTGCACCGCAACCTCCATCAGGGCAAGGTCGGCGTGCTCGCGCTGGCCCCCGAGGAAGGGCTGGGCGTGCGCGACCACGAGAAGCGCGCGCAGCACATCGACGCCATCAACCGCTTCCGCAACATCTGAGGTCACAGATGACTGAGCGTCAGAAGGACCGGCCGTGGCTCATGCGCACGTACGCAGGTCACTCCACGGCCGAGGCGTCCAACGAGCTGTACCGGCGTAACCTCGCCAAGGGCCAGACCGGTCTGTCGGTGGCGTTCGACCTGCCGACGCAGACCGGCTACGACTCCGACCACATCCTCGCCCGCGGCGAGGTCGGCAGGGTCGGCGTGCCGGTCGCGCACCTCGGTGACATGCGCAGGCTGTTCCAGGACATCCCCCTGGAGCAGATGAACACCTCGATGACCATCAACGCCACCGCCATGTGGCTGCTGGCGCTCTACCAGGTCGTCGCTGAGGAGCAGGGCGTGGACATCACGCAGCTCCAGGGGACGACCCAGAACGACATCGTCAAGGAGTACCTGTCCCGCGGCACGCATGTGTTCCCGCCGGTGCCGAGTCTGCGCCTGACGACGGACATGATCGCGTACACGGTCTCCCACATCCCGAAGTGGAACCCGATCAACATCTGCAGCTACCACCTGCAGGAGGCCGGGGCCACGCCGGTGCAGGAGATCGCGTACGCGATGTCCACGGCGATCGCCGTCCTGGACGCCGTCCGCGACAGCGGTCAGGTGCCCGCCGAGAAGTTCGGTGACGTCGTCGCCCGTATCTCCTTCTTCGTGAACGCGGGCGTCCGCTTCATCGAGGAGATGTGCAAGATGCGGGCGTTCGGCCGCATCTGGGACAAGGTCACGCGCGAGCGGTACGGCATCGAGAACGCCAAGCAGCGCCGCTTCCGCTACGGCGTGCAGGTCAACTCCCTCGGGCTGACCGAGGCGCAGCCGGAGAACAACGTCCAGCGGATCGTGCTGGAGATGCTGGCCGTGACCCTCTCCAAGGACGCCCGCGCGCGTGCCGTGCAGCTGCCGGCCTGGAACGAGGCCCTCGGTCTTCCCCGGCCGTGGGACCAGCAGTGGTCGCTGCGCATCCAGCAGGTGCTGGCACACGAGAGCGATCTGCTGGAGTACGAGGACATCTTCGAGGGTTCGCACGTCATCGAGGCGAAGGTCGCGAAGCTGGTCGAGGAGTCGCTCACCGAGATCGACCGGATCCAGGAGATGGGCGGCGCGATGGCCGCCGTCGAGTCGGGCTACCTGAAGTCGCAGCTCGTCTCCTCGCACGCCGAGCGCCGGGGGCGGATCGAGTCCGGGCAGGAGAAGATCGTCGGCGTCAACATCTTCGAGTCGACCGAGCCGAACCCGCTGACCGCCGACCTGGACGCGGCGATCCAGACGGTCGACCCGGCGGTCGAGGCCCGGGTGATCGCGTCGCTGCGGAACTGGCGCGACACCCGCTACCAGCCGCCCTTCAACCACCCGCGCCCGTGCAAGGCGCTGGAGCGGCTGAAGGAGGCCGCCAAGGGCACCGACAACCTCATGGAGGCCACCCTGGAGTGCGCCCGCGCCGGGGTCACGACCGGCGAGTGGGCAGGGGCCCTGCGCGAGGTGTTCGGGGAGTTCCGGGCGCCGACCGGGGTCTCGTCGGCGCCGGTGGCGGTCCCCGTCGAGGAAGGCTCGGCCCTGAGCGGGGTGCGCCGCAAGGTGGAGCTGACGGCGAAGGACCTGAACGTCGGCAAGCTGCGCTTCCTGGTCGGCAAGCCGGGCCTGGACGGGCACTCCAACGGGGCCGAGCAGATCGCCGTGCGGGCCCGTGACGCCGGGTTCGAGGTGGTCTACCAGGGCATCCGGCTGACCCCCGAGCAGATCGTGGACGCGGCCCTGGCGGAGGACGTGCACGCGGTCGGGCTGTCCATCCTCTCCGGCTCGCACGCGCAGCTCGTGCCGGACGTGCTGGAGCGGCTGCGGGAGGCCGGTGCGCACGACATCCCGGTGATCGCCGGCGGGATCATCCCGAACGGCGACGCCGAGCAGCTCAGGGCCGCCGGAGTGGCCGCGGTCTTCACCCCGAAGGACTTCGACATCACCGGGATCATCGGCCGTATCGTCGACGAGATCCGCAAAGCGAACAAGCTCGACCCCCTGGAGGTCCCCGCATGACCGTCAACCGTCTGCGTCCCCGCCGCTCGTGTCTCGCGGTACCGGGAAGCAACCCCCGCTTCCTGGAGAAGGCGCAGGGCCTCCCGGCGGACCAGGTCTTCCTCGACCTGGAGGACGCGTGCGCGCCGCTCGCCAAGCCCGAGGCGCGGCACACCATCGTCAAGTTCCTCAACGAGGGCGACTGGACGGGCAAGACGCGGGTCGTGCGCGTCAACGACTGGACGACCGAGTGGACGTACCGCGACGTCGTGACGGTGGTCGAGGGAGCCGGCCAGAACCTCGACTGCATCATGCTGCCGAAGGTGCAGACCGCGCAGCAGGTCGTCGCCCTCGACCTCCTGCTGACCCAGATCGAGAAGACGATGGGCTTCGAGGTCGGCAAGATCGGCATCGAGGCGCAGATCGAGAACGCGCAGGGTCTGAACAACGTCAACGAGATCGCGACGGCGTCCCAGCGCGTCGAGACGATCATCTTCGGACCGGCCGACTTCATGGCGTCGATCAACATGAAGTCGCTGGTCGTGGGCGAGCAGCCGCCCGGCTACCCGGCGGACGCCTACCACTACATCCTGATGAAGATCCTGATGGCCGCCCGTGCCAACAACCTCCAGGCGATCGACGGCCCCTACCTGCAGATCCGCAACATCGACGGCTATCGCGAGGTCGCGCAGCGTGCCGCCGCGCTCGGCTTCGACGGCAAGTGGGTGCTGCACCCGGGCCAGGTCGAGGCGTCCAACGAGATCTTCTCGCCCTCCCAGGAGGACTACGACCACGCCGAGCTGATCCTGGACGCGTACGACTACTACACGTCCGAGGCGGGCGGCAGGAAGGGCTCGGCGATGCTCGGCGACGAGATGATCGACGAGGCCAGCCGCAAGATGGCCCTGGTCATCTCCGGCAAGGGACGCGCCGCCGGCATGCAGCGCACGTCGAAGTTCGAGATCCCGGAGGCCTGAGCGCGATGCAGTTCGGACGCACCTACGAGGAGTTCGAGGTCGGGGCGGTCTACAAGCACTGGCCCGGGAAGACGGTCACGGAGTACGACGACCACCTCTTCTGTCTCCTCACCATGAACCACCACCCGCTCCACATGGACACCAACTACGCGGAGAAGACGACCGACTTCGGCAAGAACGTCGTCGTGGGGAACTACATCTACTCGCTGCTGCTCGGCATGTCCGTCCCGGACATCTCGGGCAAGGCCATCGCCAACCTGGAGATCGAGTCGCTGAAGCACGTGGCGCCGACCTTCCACGGCGACACGATCTACGGCGAGACGACCGTGCTCGACAAGTGGCCGTCGAAGTCGAAGAACGACCGCGGGATCGTGTACGTGGAGACCAAGGGCTACAAGCAGGACGGCACGCTGGTGTGCGTGTTCCGCCGCAAGGTGATGGTGCCGACCGAGACGTACATCAAGGAGCGCGGCGGCGAGCAGCCCGGCCGCCCCCAGCTCAAGGAGCAGGAGAAGTAGCCATGGCGCGACTCGCCCAGACCCACGGACTGACCGACGTCCAGCAGGAGATCCTGTCGACGGTCCGCGACTTCGTGGACAAGGAGATCATCCCGGTCGCGACGGAGCTGGAGCACCGCGACGAGTACCCGCAGCAGATCGTCGACGGTCTGAAGGAGCTGGGGCTCTTCGGTCTGATGATCCCCGAGGAGTACGGCGGTCTGGGCGAGTCCCTGCTCACGTACGCGCTGTGCGTGGAGGAGATCGCCCGGGGCTGGATGTCGGTGTCCGGGATCATCAACACGCACTTCATCGTGGCGTACATGCTCAAGCAGCACGGCACCGAGGAGCAGAAGAACCACTTCCTGCCGAGGATGGCGGCCGGTGACGTCCGGGGCGCCTTCTCGATGTCGGAGCCGGGGCTCGGCTCCGATGTGTCGGCGATCACATCGAAGGCGGTCAAGGACGGCGACGAGTACGTCCTGAACGGTCAGAAGATGTGGCTCACGAACGGCGGGACGTCAACGCTCGTCGCCGTACTCGTCCGAAGTGAGGAAGGACACCCGGAGGGGACCGCTCCGCACAAGTCGATGACGACCTTCTTGATCGAGAAGGAGCCCGGATTCGGAGAGGTCCTGCCCGGACTCACCATTCCCGGGAAGATTGACAAGATGGGTTACAAGGGCGTAGACACGACCGAACTCATCATGGACGGACTACGCATTCCGGCCAATCGTGTACTCGGCGGCACCACCGGCCGAGGGTTTTACCAAATGATGGACGGTGTCGAGGTTGGACGCGTGAATGTGGCGGCCCGTGGCTGCGGTGTCGCACAGCGTGCATTCGAACTCGGCGTCCAGTACGCCCAGCAGCGGCACACTTTCGGCAAGCAGATCGCCCAGCACCAGGCGATCCAGTTCAAGCTGGCCGAGATGGCCACCAAGGTCGAGGCCGCTCATGCAATGATGGTGAACGCAGCACGCAAAAAGGACTCCGGAGAACGAAACGACCTCGAAGCAGGAATGGCGAAGTACCTCGCCTCCGAATACTGCAAAGAAGTCGTCGAGGACGCCTTCCGGATCCACGGCGGTTACGGCTTCTCCAAGGAGTACGAGATCGAGCGCCTCTACCGCGAGGCGCCGATGCTGCTGATCGGCGAAGGTACCGCCGAAATCCAGAAAATGATCATCGGTCGCCGACTGCTCGAAGAGTATCGATTCCAGGGCTAGCCCAGGGTTGAATGTCTGGTTTGGGGTGTTTTCTTCGAGAAGAAGATCACACCCCGTCAGCACTCTTCGGCCGTCGACTCGGCTTCCTGGCTTGCCCAGTTGTGGCCCGCGACCGGTACGATCCCGGAAAGCCGCCGTCCCCAGTCACCGCGCGGCATCGTCCGCTACGAAGGTCATCCATGCCCCACAGCCAAACCTCTGCACCTCGCGGCCGGGTCCGCCTCGCGCGCGGAGCATCGCCGTGGCTTCTCCCGACCGTCGCCACCGCAGCCCTCAGCCTCGCCCGTTCGCGCCGCTCCGGCGCCGCCCGGGCCGTGGCCGTACCCGCCACCGCGCTCGCGGCCGGCATGCTGTGGTTCTTCCGCGACCCCGAGCGTGAGATCGCCCAGGGCCGAGTCATCTCGCCCGCCGACGGTGTGGTGCAGAGCATCATGCCGTGGAAGGACGGCCGCACTCGCGTCGCGATCTTCATGAGCCCGCTGAACGTCCACGTGAACCGCGCGCCGCTCTCCGGTACGGTCACGTCGGTGGAGCACATCCCCGGTGGGTTCGTCCCGGCGTTCAACAAGGAGAGCGAGAACAACGAGCGCGTCGTCTGGCACTTCGACACCGAACTCGGTGACATCGAGATGATCCAGATCGCCGGCGCCGTGGCTCGCCGCATCGTTCCGTACATCCCTGAGGGCACCAAGGTCGAGCAGGGTGACCGGATCGGCCTGATCCGCTTCGGCTCGCGCGTCGACATCTACCTCCCGGAGGGTGTCGAGGTCGACGTCGAGGTGGGGCAGAAGACCGTGGCTGGGGTGACTCGCATTGACCGTGATTGATCCTGATACACAGACCGGCTGGGTGCCGGAGGCCGACGAGGCGGACGACGACGCGGAGGAGATGCCGCTGTCACTGCGTCTGTCGATAGCGGACACCCTCACCCTCGGCAACGCCACGTGCGGCTTCATGGCGGTGTACTTCACCACCACGGGCATCCTGATCCCGCACCTCACCGGCAGCCAGGAGTCGGGCATGGCCCGGCACAGCGCGGCCACGGCCGTGATCCTGATGCTGTGCGCGGCGATCTTCGACCTGTTCGACGGCCTGGTGGCGCGCAAGCTGCGCTCCTCGCCGATGGGCGCGGAGCTGGACAACCTCTCCGACCTCATCAGCTTCGGCCTGGCTCCCGCGTACTTCGTCCTCGTCTACGGCATGGTCGCGGACGACGCTCACCAGCGGATGGCGGCACTGGGGGCCATCGTGGTGCTGCTGGCGGTGGTGCTGAGGCTCGCGAGATTCTCGTGCGTGACGGTGAAGGACGGCACGTTCCAGGGCATGCCGTCGCCGTTCGGCGCGCTGACCGTCGTCTCGATCGTGCTGCTTGAGCTGCCTTTCGTGGCGACCCTCCTTGCGATCCTCGGTACGGCGTGGCTGATGGTGAGCCGGGTCGAGTACCCGAAGCCGCGAGGGCCCCTCGCGGGAGCGATGCTCTCCTGGATCGTCCTCTCGATGGGTCTGCTGGCGGCCTGGGCCTTCGACGCCCCCGGCGGTCAGCTCCTCCTCCAGACGGGCTGCGCGCTGCAGCTCGTGATGGGCGCGGTGATCCCCCTCTTCGCCACGGCGCGGCGGGTGAACAACTTCCGCGGCAACCGGCGTGAGGCGCGGGCGGCGCAGTTGCCGTGACGCTCCGCTGATGGCGCGGCGTAGGGCCCCGGACCAGGTTTGGTTCGGGGCCCTACGCTTTGGGTGCGTGCGCCTTTCGCTGTGTGTGCGTGCTCGGCGTCGCTGCGGGCCTTCCCGGGGGCCTCAGCCCGCAGACCCCCGGCCTGTGCCCACCCACGGCCGACCCGGTCGGTCCATGGGTGAGAGTCGAAAGACCAAGAGACAGACCAAGAGACAGGGACGGCTCAGCCGGTCGGGGCCTGAGGATGCTCAGGTCAGGAAGTCCCGTGCGATCCGTTCCGCCACGTCCTCCAGGATCGGGCCCGCCTCCGCGATGCACCTCGCCACGTCCGGCTCCTGATCGGTCAGGGGGTACACCCGGCGGATGCCGGCCCTTCCCAGGGCCTTCGGTGGCAGGGCGAGGCGTCCGCACACCGCGACGACCTCCTTGTCCGCCGCCCGGGCCGCCGCGGCGACGCCCGCAGGGGCCTTGCCGTGCAGGGTCTGTTCGTCCAGTGAGCCCTCGCCGGTGATCACCAGGGTCGCCTTCTCCAGGGCCGTGGCGAAGCCCAGGACGTCGAGCATCACCTCGATGCCGGGGCGGAAGCGCGCGCCGAGGATCAGGGCGCCGTAGCCGATGCCGCCCGCGGCCCCGGCGCCGGGAGCGAGCGCGTGCTCGGCCGCACGGGCCCCCACCACCTTCTCCAGGACGGTGGCGAAGTGCGCGAGCGCCGTGTCGAGGGTCGTGACGTCCTCCGCACTCGCTCCCTTCTGCGGGCCGTACACGGCGGGGGCGCCCTTGGGGCCGGTCAGCGGGTTGTCTACGTCGCTCGCCAGAACGAAGTCGATGGACGCGAGACGTGCGTCGAGGGCCGACAGGTCCGCCGTCACCAGGTCGCGCAGACCTCCGCCGCCGGGCCCCACCGGCTCGCCGAAGGCGTCCAGGAAGCGGGCGCCGAGCGCGGCGAGCATGCCGGCGCCGCCGTCGGTCGTCGCGCTGCCGCCCACGCCGAACACGATCGTCCGCGCACCCGCGTCCAGCGCGGCACGCAGCAGCTCCCCGGAGCCGTACGTCGACGCCGTGAGCGGGGCGAAGACCCCGGCGGGCAGTCGCTGCAACCCACTGGCCTCGGCCATCTCCACCACGGCCGTGTCGCCGCGCAGGGCGTACGCCGCCGTCACGGGCTCGCCGAGCGGCCCGGCGACTCGTACCTCACGTCGTTCGAAGCCGGCCGCGACCGCCGCGGCCACCGTGCCGTCGCCTCCGTCGGCCACCGGCAGCGCCTCGACCTCGAGAGCGGGCAGCACGCGGCGCAGCCCCGCCGTCACCCGTTCGGCGACCTGGACGGCCGTCAGCGATCCCTTGAACTTGTCCGCGGCGATCAGCACCCGCGGGGTCCCCCTGAGGTTTCCCGTAACCGTTCCGTCCACAGCAGCGTCCGCCACCTTTGCATTCCCCTCGCTCATCGGGCCTTGCACATGTCAAGGCAGTCGCGCCGCTGCGACCCTAACCGGACCCGGACGCATCCGTCATGCCCAGGAACGGTGCGTATCACCCGTCGAACAGAAAGCGCTTCCTAGACCGGATGGAAATCGTGGCTCCGCCGACCGACGCGCGTCCGTGGCCGGAATTGGGTAAACCTTCAGCCATGATCCCTGTGGGCACCGAACTCGCCGCTCTGGGCACCGAACTCGCCGACCGCGTGCTCGGGGGCTGGCTCGGCCGGATCGCGGGCAACATGCTCGGCAAACCGGTCGAGCAGGGCGACCGCTGGACGCGGGAGCGCATCGACCGCTATCTGCGGCGGGCGGACGCCCTGCCCCTCACCGACTACCTCCCGGAGCCCGTCGACGAGGCCGACGCCCTCGCCCTGCGCCCCGAGTGGCGCCAGTGCGTGCGCGGGCGTGTCCACGGCAGCTGCCGGGACGACGACGTCGACTACGCGATCCTGGGCCTCGACCTCCTGGAGACCCACGGCTTCGGCTTCAGCACCGAGCAGGTCGGCGATCTGTGGCTGCTGCGGCTGCCGTATCTGCAGACGTTCACGGCGGAGCGGGCCGCCTATCGCAATCTCGCCAACGGTCTGAAACCGCCCCTGACCGCCACGTACGACAACCCGTACCAGGAGTGGATCGGTGCCCTCATCCGCGCCGACATCCACGGCTGGACCTCCCCGGGACTGCCCCGCCGCGCCGCCTCGCTGGCCCGTCGCGACGCCGTCCTGTCGCACACCGGCAACGGTGTGTACGGGGCTATGTGGGCCGCGGCCCTGATCGCGGCGGCGTTCACCGGAACGGGTGCGCGGGACGCCCTGGAGGAGGCGCTGGCCGTGATCCCGGCGAGCAGCCGGCTCGCTCGTACCGTGCGCCGGGTCATGTCCCTCCACGGCACCCGGATGAGCTGGGAGGACACGCTCACCACCGTGAGCGAGGAGACCTCCGGGCTGGGCTGGATCCACACGGTCCCGAACGCCGCCGTACTCACCGCCGGGCTCCTCTACGGCGACGGCGACTTCACCCGCACCATCGCGCTGACCGTCCGGGGAGGCCTGGACACCGACTCGAACGGCGCGACCGCCGGTTCGGTGGCGGGGGTGCTGTGCGGGGCGTCCGCGATCCCGCCGCAGTGGACGCGGCCGCTGGAGGACACCGTACGGAGCGCCGTGTTCGGCTTCGACGGGGCGCGGATCAGCGCACTCGCCGAGCGGACGGTGCGCTTGGCGGAGGCCGGGGTCCAGGGCGGCTGAGTGCGCGGGTGGAGCCTTGTGGGTGACGACCGGCGTGGTCGCCGCTGATTACGCTTTCCGGATGACCACTCAAGACTTCGCCACGTACCTCGCGAGCCTGCCCCGTGTGCTGGCCGGTGCCGCCGCGATCTTCCGGGACGCCGAGGGCCGGGTCCTGCTCGTCGAGCCCAACTACCGCGAGGGCTGGGCGCTGCCGGGCGGCACGATCGAGTCCGACGACGGGGAGACGCCGAGGCAGGGCGCGCGGCGCGAGACGGCCGAGGAGATCGGGCTGGACGTGGAGCTCGGGCGGCTGCTCGCCGTGGACTGGGTGCAGTGGCCCGGGCGGCAGCCGCTCGTGGCGTACGTCTACGACGGCGGGGTGCTCGGCGAGGACGACCTGATGCGGATCCGGCTCCAGGAGGAGGAACTCCTGTCGTGGCGGCTCGTCCCGCGGGACGGACTGGCCGGATATCTCCCGGGCCCGCTCGGCCGTCGCGTGCTCGCCGCGCTCGACGCGCTGGCCGACGGAACGGGGACGGTGGAGTTGGAGAACGGCCACCGGGTGGGCTGAGCCGACCGCCGCTCACCAGGGCCGGACCGCTATAACGGTCGTACGAACGGTTACAGGAGTCAGCTGACATATCGTCAACTCGCTTGTGCGGAAAGTGAGAAGAGTGCGCGATTCACGTTAATAGAACTTTAAAACGCTGGCTGAAATCGCTCCC belongs to Streptomyces graminofaciens and includes:
- a CDS encoding glycerate kinase, with translation MLIAADKFKGSLTAVQVAERVTAGLRRVLPALEVEALPVADGGDGTVAAAVAAGFERREVRVAGPLGEPVTAAYALRGDTAVVEMAEASGLQRLPAGVFAPLTASTYGSGELLRAALDAGARTIVFGVGGSATTDGGAGMLAALGARFLDAFGEPVGPGGGGLRDLVTADLSALDARLASIDFVLASDVDNPLTGPKGAPAVYGPQKGASAEDVTTLDTALAHFATVLEKVVGARAAEHALAPGAGAAGGIGYGALILGARFRPGIEVMLDVLGFATALEKATLVITGEGSLDEQTLHGKAPAGVAAAARAADKEVVAVCGRLALPPKALGRAGIRRVYPLTDQEPDVARCIAEAGPILEDVAERIARDFLT
- a CDS encoding ADP-ribosylglycohydrolase family protein, translating into MIPVGTELAALGTELADRVLGGWLGRIAGNMLGKPVEQGDRWTRERIDRYLRRADALPLTDYLPEPVDEADALALRPEWRQCVRGRVHGSCRDDDVDYAILGLDLLETHGFGFSTEQVGDLWLLRLPYLQTFTAERAAYRNLANGLKPPLTATYDNPYQEWIGALIRADIHGWTSPGLPRRAASLARRDAVLSHTGNGVYGAMWAAALIAAAFTGTGARDALEEALAVIPASSRLARTVRRVMSLHGTRMSWEDTLTTVSEETSGLGWIHTVPNAAVLTAGLLYGDGDFTRTIALTVRGGLDTDSNGATAGSVAGVLCGASAIPPQWTRPLEDTVRSAVFGFDGARISALAERTVRLAEAGVQGG
- a CDS encoding NUDIX domain-containing protein, encoding MTTQDFATYLASLPRVLAGAAAIFRDAEGRVLLVEPNYREGWALPGGTIESDDGETPRQGARRETAEEIGLDVELGRLLAVDWVQWPGRQPLVAYVYDGGVLGEDDLMRIRLQEEELLSWRLVPRDGLAGYLPGPLGRRVLAALDALADGTGTVELENGHRVG